The DNA window GCGACCAGCTCGTCGTCGGTGCGCTGCAGCACGTGCTGCTCGCCCAGCCGGCCGATCGACGCGCGGACGATGAACAGGTCCTCCTCCGCGACGTGCGGCCACTTGTTGGTCACGTACGTCGCCGCCTTCACCGCGGTGCCCTCGCTGACCGGTACCAGGATGCCGCTGCCCGTCGGAGCCGGCGCGGCCAGATCCCCCTTGCGGTAGGCGATCGCGACGACCGCCATGCTCGAGACCTGCACCGCGGCCAGCTCGGCGGCCGCCTCGGGGGCGACGCCGTCGAGCAGCCGGGTCGCCTTCTGCGGCTGGGTCGCCACCACCGCGGCGCGGGCCCGCACCCGTCG is part of the Cumulibacter manganitolerans genome and encodes:
- the hemG gene encoding protoporphyrinogen oxidase yields the protein RRVRARAAVVATQPQKATRLLDGVAPEAAAELAAVQVSSMAVVAIAYRKGDLAAPAPTGSGILVPVSEGTAVKAATYVTNKWPHVAEEDLFIVRASIGRLGEQHVLQRTDDELVALARHDLAILAGISGEPVDALVQRWAGGLPQYDVGHLDRVRRIRSAVEQVRGLAVAGATYDGVGIPGCLNSARSAADKVLRDIEGDE